The genomic window TAAAAAAGACCTGTACCGGAGGGACTTCACGATAAACACTATGGCGATAAGGCTGAACCCCGACAAGTTCGGGCAACTGCTTGACTACTTCGGAGGGCAGAGGGACATTAAAGAAAAGGCCATACGGATACTTCACAATCTGAGCTTCATAGAAGACCCCACTCGGGCCTTCCGTGCCATAAGGTTCTCGGAGCGGTTCGGCTACAAAATAAGCAAACACACGATGAACCTGATCAATACCGCTGTGCGGATAAACCTTTTTGAAAAGCTCTCCGGCGCAAGGATGTACGACGAGCTCAACCTGCTCTTTCTTGAGACAGAACCGATCAAGGCGCTCAAAAAGCTGGAGGAGATGGACCTGCTGAAGTTCATTCATCCCAATATATCAGTGACAGAAAGCCTGAAAGACACCTTTGAGGCGATACAGGAAACATTCGCGTGGTTCAAGTTACTTTTCTTTGAAGAGGAGGTCAACAAGTCTCATCTTTTTCTCATGGCCATGATCGAAGACCTGGCCCCGCAGGAGAGGCACAAGGCACTGAAGAGGCTTCATGTGCCTCCCAATGCAAACCGTGAAATACTTGACGGCATCGACGATTCGCGTAACGCGATTGCAAAACTGCAAAACGCTTCTCAAAAGGAGATCTACTATACACTCTGCCATCTGAATATCCAGACCATCCTTTTCACAATGGCAAAGGCCCGGCAGAAGGAACTGAAAAAAGCCGTCTCATTATATCTGACGAAATTAAGGAACATTAAACCTGACCTCACCGGCAAAGACCTGAAGTCAATGGGATACCCGCCCGGGCCGGTTTACAAAAAGATACTTTCAGCGATACTTGACGCGAGGCTCGAAAGGAAGATCAAAAGCAGGGATGAAGAGATAAAGTTCGTGAGAGATAAATTTGAGATTCAGTAGATTATCCTGACCCCGGCGTAGTAGCAGCAGAGGGCGCTTTCAAGGTCGTTGATAAAAGACCTCTCCTCACCATCCTCAAACATGATCCTTACAAGACAGAAACCGCCCGTGAGAGATGAATGTTTCTCCTCCACCACCTCTCCCGTGCCCCACGCGGAGTAATTGAGATGACTGACCCTGTCTCCGACCTTCAGATATAACCGCCTCGGCATTATTAATTATAATACAAAGAACGGAGGGGGAGAAAGAGGATTGTATTCATTGCGCATACACACTCTTCCCTGCCCCATAATACGAATCATATACATGCTGATAGACTGTATTGCATTTCTGTTGATAGAGGTCAGGTGGATAGCTGTTCGGTAACATTTCATCAAGAATTTTTTCAATTGTAATAAAGACATCTGCTCTTGTCTGTTGTTTTCTTCTCCAGTCCAATACCAGCTTTTCTTTTGTCAGCTTTATTAGCAAGTTTTTTGATGCAAGTTTTACCTGTTGTGTTTCAGCTTTGGTCATATCAGGTTTCTTCAACAGATCAAATACAGCAAGTTCTTCTTCCGTTAAATTTTCAGATACTCCCCTCTTCTCTTCCTCATTCAGATCTTTCACAAATGCCATCAATCTTTCAAAAAACATCTCTACATTGATCGAGCCTGAGTTGTATTCATCAATGAGCTGCTGAAATTTCTGGAGGTAATCAATCCGTGCCCTGTTTAGTCTGACCATTCTGTTGAGCCTTGCACTGATTGCAGCTTTCAGACCCGCTGCCTGAGTGTTCTTTCTACCTTTTTCAAACTGCTTTCTTAATGCCTCGAAGTCAATCCGGGATAAATCAACTCTGTTTGCCCCAATAGACTCTCTGATAAGAAACCCCTCTGCTTCAATGGATTCGTCAAGTAAGTCTTTTACCTTACCCATGACCGCTGAGATATCAACTTCATCGCCTGTTTCGGATATGATCTTGCCGGCAATGACATTGAGTACAGTACATTTATCATAAAACTTGCCTGCTTCAGGGTCAGGCAGGATGGCCTTGAATAATTTCATGACATTGGACGCAAGCAGAAGAAATCTGTTCTTCGTATCATCGTTCACCATAAAGGCATCTGCGGCATCGGCAATCAGTTTGATCTTTTCAAATTTATCATTTGCCTCAATGATCTTTTGAATGTCGACTCCACGCTTTACGCAGAAATCCTCCGTCTCTTTAATTGCCTGTTCAAGTTCCCGGACAAGTTCACTCTTGGGCTTTACGGGAGTATCACCTTCTCCGATACCGCCGCCGGAACCAGTGCCGTAAATAGCCAGCGCCTTCTGGAGATTCCTGAATATCCCAACATAGTCAACGATCAGACCATTTTTCTTATCTCCGAATACCCTGTTTGCCCGTGCTATGGTCTGCATGAGGGTGTGATTTTTCATCGGCTTATCGAGGTATATTGTCGAAAGGATTGGCACATCAAACCCTGTCATCCACATGGCACAGACAAAGACTATTCTAAAGGGGTTATATGGGTCTTTAAACTTCTCCGCCAGATCCTCTTTGACCATCCTCCTGCGGTGTTTCTCGATATCAAGTCCAAGCTTTCTGAATTTCTGTATCTCGTTCTGTTCGCTGCTGACTACCACAGCCATGTCGGTCTCTTCCATGTATTCTATTCTCTCTGCTATGTCTTTAGTTCTATCCTGAGGTTCATCAGACCGTTTAATTCTTAGCTCCTCCAAATGTTTCTGCCAATGCTTCTGAACCTTGTCATATATCTTTACTGCCGTTGGTTTATCGATAGATACCACCATGGCCTTGCCCTGATAACCCCGGTTTATAAAGTGAGTGACAATATCAGCTGCTATCTTCTCCAGACGGTCATCCCTTGTGATAATGTGATACTCCCGCGCAAATTCCCTCTGGAGCTTTTCCTCCTGTTCAGGAGAAAGCATGGCTTCTTCAATGATCCGTTCCAGGTCTTCGTTCAGGTCTTCATTCTTAAGCTGTACTTCGGGAATCCTGTTTTCGTAATAGAGCGGAACAGTAGCGTTATCATCAGCCGATTGTTTGAAATTGTATATGCTGATGTAATCGCCGAATGTTTTTCTCGTGAGTTCTTCGCCTGCTATCAATGGTGTTCCGGTAAATGCGATAAATGCGGCATTGGGAAGGGCTGTCCTCATATTCATTGCAAGCGTGTCGTATTGTGAACGGTGCGCCTCGTCTGCGATCACAATGATGTCCGACCTGTCTGAGACCTTATAGTTGATATCGCCGAATTTGTGAATAAGGGTAAAGATATTCCTGTGGTCTTCCTTCAAAAGCTGTTCAAGGTGCATCCCGCTTTCAGCATGGACCTCTTGTTCAGTAACTGCACCGGCATATGCAAAGTTCTTGTAAATCTGTTTATCAAGTTCTATTCTGTCGGTTACGATGAGGAAGGTATAATTTCCCTCGAATTTCCTGAGTATCTTTTGAGAAAAGAAAATCATGGAATAGCTCTTCCCGCTTCCCTGAGTGTGCCAGAACACTCCGAGCCGTCCCTGATTTTCTTTTATCTTGCTGAATGATTCAATGGAATTATTTACCCCAAGGAATTGATGGTTCTTTGCTACGATCTTAATAAGGCTTCCGCCTGTGTCGCTGTATAAGATGAAGTTTTCGATCAGGTCGAGCAGCTTACGCTTGTCACAGGTTCCCTTAATAATAGTCTCAAGGGATACAACTCCTTCTTCTCCTTCACTGTTAATCTTCTTCCATTCGCTGAAGTGTTCGTATTCTGAAGAGATACTGCCAATTCTGCTCTCCGAGCCGTTAGACAGGACAATAAAAGCGTTATACCAAAATATCTGCGGGATCGTGTCTTTGTAATCAGTGAGATTGTCTCTAAAAGCGTTCTCAAGTTTCTTATGAACAGCTTTTAGCTCAATGAAGATAAGGGGCAGTCCATTTATAAATCCCACAAGATCAGCTCTGCGCTTGTACATCTCGCCTGTTATCCAGAATTGAGAGGCAAGGAAGAAGTCGTTCCTGTCAGGATTATCGAAATCAATAACCTTTGCAGTCTCATCTTCCTCAGTACCGTCTTCGCGTTTGACCTTTACCTTAACTCCGTCTCTGATGAGTTTGTAGATTTCCCGATTGGCATTGACGGGATTTAGAACGCTCCTGTCGCGGGTCAGTTCTTCAATAGCTTGCTCGATTGCTTCGTTTGGGATGTCTGTATTGAGTTTGAGAAGAGCTTCTCTTAATCTTGGAATAATGATAACTTCGGTTGAAGTCTCTCTGCCGAGGGTTCCTTTTGTGCCATAAATTTCATGAAAACAGTCTTGATAAGAATAGCCGAGGGATTGGAAGAGAGTAATAGCGGGTTGTTCGATTAGGGCTGCTTCAGAATAATTATAATATGCCATTATTTATCCACTAAGATAATGCATCAATTACTAATCCGGTATGCCGCTACTTCTTCGGCGATCTGACTTTCACTGATTGTCTTTACCTTTGGAAGTTTCTGGGTCTTCTTAAACAGCTTCCGCAGCTCCTGTACACTTATTTTCTTCTTCTCATCTTCCGCAATCATCACTATCTCGACCCGCTGACCTGAGTGAAATGGCAGCTTTTTTAAAACAAGGTTTTCAGGGTCTTTAATCGTTACATATTTTTTATAAGCAAGCATTGTAATCCTCCTCATTGCCGTGATTTTAAATTATATCATTTATTAATGTCTCCTGTTTGAATGGGTAGACGTCGGTTGAAGTTTCCCTGCCGAGAGTGCATTTTTCGCTGAAGATTTCGTGGAAGCAGTCCTGATAAGAGTAGCCGAGAGATTGAAAGAGTTTGATGTCGGGTTGTTCGATGAGATTCGTTTCGGAATATATGCTCATGTATTATGATGTTATGCCATTAATTTTCTGGTTATTGTATATTTTAAATCGCGGTTACTAAATGCCGGCATGGTTCCTTCTAAGACATCAATTATTCTCTTATTTATAAAAGGATTTTCTATGCTACCAGCTTCATAACTGACTTTGTTTTTGTTAGTTTTATCTATTTTTGCATAAATAACTTGTTCTGCGTCGCAGACCACAGCAAGATTAGGATTATGAGTAACTATAATAATTTGTCTCTTCTTTTTTGCTTCTTTAATATTCTTCACAAGCAATTCGTAGACGCTTTGATTATCCAAATTTTCTTCTGGTTGATCCATAATAAGAGGTATATTATTTTTATCAAGAAGCAAATAAAATATTAGCAATAATGCGCCTTTTTCACCTGGAGATAATTGAGATAGTTCAACATCACCTAACCTTAAAGTATACTTTGGGACTAAGTAATCGAGAGAAAATAAATAATCATAAAAATCAAGAACGTCTTTTTTAATTTGTTGTTTGATGCTTCTCTTTTCCTTTTTCTCAAATCTTGTATCATAATCTAAATTTTCAATTATTCGATTCAAACAATTAACTACCGCCTCCTCATTATTAAATTCAGTTTCATCAATAATCGATCTAATTTTCTTTCCCCCTTCATCAATTCCGGAGAAACTCCCTTTTACTTTTTGATTGATATGCGAAATAAAGTTGTCATAAAAGTCTCGAATTTCAAGGGCTACATCAAACCTTACAGGATAATTCGCAATATCATATGTCGTTGCAAAAGTCTCTATTGGCTTATATAATGACTTATATTTTTCAAGTAATTCTTTCTTTTTTCTATAAATCTTTTTCGTTATTTCTAATCGCTCTTTTCTTTTATCCTCTAAAAGTTTGGGGTATTTTGATTTAATATTTTTTATTGCTTGTATATAGTGTTTAATTGTACCTTCCTTCTGATCATCACCTATCATTTCTGCTTTCTTGTTTTGCCATTCTTCAAGATTTTTAAGGTATTCCTGATATTTTTTATTCGGTTCATCTAATTTTGTCTGCAATTCCTCAATCTTTTTTGAAGTATCTAATAATCTATTGAAAATATTATTAGGAGTTTGAGGATTTAATGACTCCTCAATTTGCTGAATTTCTCTTGTAATCTCTTCTTTTAATGTATCAAGCGATTTTGTTTTAATTGATAGTGAAATTATTTCTTCTAAACGCAATCCTAACTCTTCTACATCATTCTTTATCTTTATGAGGAGATTATCATATTGTGTCTGAAAATTATCCAACTCTCCCAATATCTTGTCTAAAATAGCTCTTTTCTTTTTGAGGTCAGTTTTCTTATTCTGCTTCTCAAGTTTTTGTTTCTCAAGTTCTTTCTTTTCAATTGATAATTTATCAAGATCGTTATTTATGTTACTAATTTCTTTTGTAACGCTTTCATCGGTCTCAGGCTTCTTAACTTCAATAGGTTTTCCTTTCTTATGAAAGTCTAATTCCTTTAGCTTTACCTTAAATTCTTCAGCTAAAGTTTTACTGAAGTTTTCATCAAGAAAATCTTCGACCTTAACAATGTCCTCGTTGATTTTATTAAGATCTTCAATCAATAACACAACGTTCTCATTAATAACTTCTCCCTGATAATTTATTAGCTCATCTAGAGAACTCATCCCAAGCCTTTCATCGTCTGGGACGTGAGAAAAAATTACCTGCTTAAGTTCTTTTTCGAATTCTGGCTTTTCCTCGTTACACAGTATTTCTAAATATTTTTGTGGCATGTATTTTACTTTTTCATATTCGTAATCCTCAGGATTTTCAGATAGTATTTGTGTGTCAGTATCTTTACTGGCCCATTCTAAATCGGCGTTGAAGTGTTTAGCTTTATTGTTTTTGGGTTCTCTAAATTTATTCGGGTTTAAGAACGAAAAATATTTGTAATTTTTTGAATTTCCGAGCAACCCAATAATATCGGACAACGCACTTTTACCATTACCTTTATTACCAATTATGGCTACTAATTCAGGGTTTAATTCTATCCTGATGTCGTTAAACCAAATCTCTTCATCATATGATGAGCCTTCTTTTTTATTAATAGAAATAGAATTAATATATTTGGTTTTATCGGAATCTACTCGCTTTAAAACAGGAGGAACATCACCAACAAAAATCCGTGATTCAGGTTCGTAGAGTACATATTGTAACCCCTCAAATGTCGGATCGGCTTTAATCCAAGTAAAACAATTCCCTATCCTATCCTTGTCAGAGCTACTCGAATAATATTTTGCATCACTGCAATCTAAAAGAAGATCATTAACGTTTTGTTCTCCGAGCTTGCTCTTTGCATTATGAAATTGATCTATGCTGACAGAAGATATAAACACAAAATTAGCCTTATTAATAACATCTTTTTTGTCTGCTATTGATCCATCCGCCCAACTTAGGCTTTCCCATTCTGTTTTGCCGATAGCTGTTAAATACAAGGGCTTAGCCTTCTTGTTAAAATATGATGAATTGTTTAGGACGTCAAGAATATCGTCTTCATCGAGCGTTAAATTATTAAATCCCTCCTCAAGGTCCGATCCATATTGATGAATCTTTTCAATTGGGACTGTACTTTTAATACTCCGACCTAAATCCTCGAGGCTTTCTCTTGTTATAACACCACTCCAAGTCGCTCCTAAGAGGCCCGGAGATAATTTATATTTACTTGTTAATGCATTTAGAAACTGTTGTTCTATAACTTCAGCACTTAATTCGTTGGATAAGATAACGTGAAAATTAATTTTTCTAAGTCTGTTCTCAGTGCCTGCAAATTTTTTAAGTCTAAATTCCAATATTGGAAGAATCAACTCTATTTTAGGTAATCTTCCATTTTGCTTATATTGCAATACCTTTTTGTATCCATCAATGAACAGATAATCATTAATTCCTATGATTTTAAATTCGGGTTGAAGATTTTCCAGATCAGTAATAAATTTTTCCCAAATTTCCTCGGAATTACCACCATAATGTTGAACAATTGACAATGGTGTATGAATATGCAAGTCACATTTTTCCCATGTAGAGCCTCTTGGATCATTCATGATTGCCCCCTATTATATCTATCTTAATATCCAACCCCTCCAGGTCAATCTCTCCGCTGATTAATTTCGGTATAAGGAGATCATGGGTTTTGCGGAGGTTATCATTTTTGTTATACAGGATTTCAAGCTTACTAAAGACAGGCTTGATAATCTCTTCAAATTGCGTGAGAACTTTATTTGAAGGTTCAATCATCTTGATACTATGAACGTCTTCTTTAGTAACAGATTTAAATATTGTTCCGCCGCCCATTGTGTCTGTTTCTTGAAATTTGTCTTTCAATTGTTGAAATACAAAAAACTGATTAGCCGTTCTACTTCTTATAGCACATAACCCACGACCAATAACCATTTTCTTATTAGCGATATTTATCCTTGCAACAGGAGCACGAACACTAAATAGAATATCTCCAGCTTCAGCAATACGATTTTGAACGGTGGAATATATTCGAGTCGTGGGGAATCTATCGCCAAAGTCTGTAACACCTTGATGAAAAGGCAAACCATTTCCATCTTCATTGTAAAATTCAGATTTAGGTGATTGGCCCATTACAATAGTGCATATGTCAACAAGCGTCTTCACCTCCCACCCCTCCGGAATCATCCCTAATCCCGACTTAACCATCTTCACCTTCTCATGCCCCGGAAAGCGGAAGTTGACGAACCATTCCCTGTAAATCTCCTGCGCCATTTCCTCTAAAATCTTAATCCGCCTGTTGTTGTTCTCTATAAGGTCATCATAGGCAGAGAGAATAGAGGCGATTTTGTGCTGAAGTGGTAACTGCGGAACAACGAAATTAAAGGATAACAGTTTATCCAAACTCAGATTGTCCTGAGTAGTCCCCTTAGAAACGTTTTGCATTTGCAGTTTTGTTATATCAATGTAATATTTTATAAACCGTACATCTGCCGTCTTAGGATCAGCAACAAATCCAACAATACTGTCAGGGAAACATGCATTGATTTTAAGTATCGCGGTTTCAGCAATGTTTGCTGCAATTGTTATACATAATGTACCAGGATTCCAAAGCTTGCTTTGTGCAAGCCCTTTTTCGTTATAGGTTTGGCTATATTCTGAGATATACAGGTTTGCTGTTTTAATATCCCCGGTTTGTATAAAAGGATATAGACCACCATATAGTGAAGGTTCATTTCGGGGACGATGCCTGGATTTTCCTCGGCCAACAAAGCCAAGTTCATTAAGTTTTTTATAAGTCCATCCTATCGGAAAATCTCCGTTCATTCAACCCTCATTTATGCTAAAATTAAACATGCGCAAAAAATCATTGAAAGAGACTAATCCCTACCTTAAAGACCCCAAGCAATACGAAGAAGCCCTTATTAAGAACGTAATATCGTCTTCTGCCATTGAGGGCATCCGTGTTACTCCTGCACTCCTGAAGAAGAAGTCTCGGAATCTTCGCCACTCTTAGTCCTTTTTTGCCTTGTCTATAATTTTCCTGAAGTGCGTTTCCATCGGCTTATAGTCTCTTCTCAATCCACTGTTTATAGCTGCAAAATATTCTTCCTGTCTTCTTCCCGAAATTTCAGAAAAATCAATAATAGGCAATCCAGCCTGAGATGCCATTACAGTCGACAGCAATCTGGCTACTCTGCCGTTCCCTTCTCGAAAAGGATGTATAAGGACCAACTCGACATGAACTTCCGCCAATGCCTGAATAACCCTTTCCTGAGTTTTAAAATTGCATGGCGTATGTTTTCTCAAAGGCCCTTTCTCAAATTCAGTCATTAACAGTGGAATCTGTTTTGCTGAGGCAAAATGGAAATCACCTTTACTGACATTTACCTGCCTGTATTCACCGGCCCATCCGTATATAGCACCAAGCCAGATTTTATGCATCTCTTTTATATCCGAGGTTGTAAAACGATGGCCTGCGTCATACATCGTAAGGAGCTTATCAAGTGTATCCTTCAGAGCCAGAGATTCAGCCGCCTCCATTTCTCGGATGCGTTTTATTCCAAGCCTGTTCTTAAGGACCCTGCCCCGTGAACCAGGCTCAAACTGCGCTTCTTCCAGATGCGATACGTCATATCTGCCGACCTTCTTCATGATGACTGTCCTTCCATAAGCTTTGTCACATTGTCCGCGATTCTATCTTCCAAATCCCGCGCCTCAATATTCAACTGCTCCAGTTCCTCATTCAACTCCTCAAGCCTCTCATAAAAATTAAAATCATCTTCAGGTTTTTCTGTTACCCCGACATACCGTCCAGGATTCAATGAATATCCATGCTCCCTGATTTTCTCGATTGTCTCAACCTTACAGAGACCATCGATATCTTTGTATTTCCCTTTTGGAAAATGCTCCTTCATCAGCTTTTCGCTTCCTGCGTCGGACTCGACATCCTCACCCCGATAAAGCCTGACTATATTTGAGATGAACTCTATCTGTTCCGGCAGGAAGTCCCTGTGGGCACGGTCGATCTGGTTATAGATATGGCGGGCATCAATGAAAAGCACCTTGTCCTTGCGGTCAGTCTTTCTCTTCCCCTTGTCAAGAAACCAGAGTGTACACGGCAGGGTAACTGTGTAAAAGAAATTCGAGCCGATGGAGATCATCACATCCACGACATTGTCTTCTATCATCTTCTGCCTGATGTCAAGCTCGGACTGCCGGGCATCGCTGGCAGAATTTGCCATGACGAAACCTGCCCTTCCTTTTTCATTCAATGCGCTCAGGAAATATTGAATCCAGAGATAATTGGCATTATCCGGCCTGGGGATTTGATAGACGATACGATTGTCCTTTGCGATCTTTTCCTTATCGACCCCGTTTACATTGAACGGAGGATTGGCCATGACAAAATCAAACTTGCCGACGGATTTATGGATATCTTCATAATAGGCATTCCCCTGCTTGATATCCCCTGAAAGACCATGCACGGCAAGGTTCATCTTGCAAAGCCGAATGGTCTCGTCAGTCTTTTCCTGCCCGTAGACCATGATCTCACTGCTCGGCCTTTTCTTGTGACGTTCAATAAACTTGGCGCTCTGGACAAACATACCGCCAGATCCGCAGGCCGGGTCATATATCCTTCCATGGAAGGGCTCAATAACATCGACAATAAGCTTAACAATAGAGGTAGGAGTAAAGAACTCTCCGCCTTTCTTCCCCTCACTCGCTGCAAACTTGCCGAGGAAGTATTCATAAATCTTCCCGAACACATCCCCTTCAATATCCATCTGAATGCTTGAAAAGACTTTTAATAAGGCAACAAGCACATTGTTTTCAAACCGCGTATATGTCCGTGGAAGAACGCCCTTCAGTTCCTCGTTCTCATCTTCAATCGCTTTCATGGCATCATTCACTGCCTTACCGATGTCCTTACCTTCAGGGAGGTTGAGCAGAAATGAATATCTGGCCTCGTCAGGCAGAAACATCACCCCCCTTGCCTGATAATCAGCCTTGCCAATCTTCCTTCTGCTGCCAGTGGGCTGTTTCTTCGCTATTTCCCTTTCAGCATCGGTAAACTTGTGATCAGCATAGCGGAGAAATATAAGACCCAATACTGGAACAGAATACTGCTGTGCGGTCAACTCGGAATTGGCCCTTAACTGGTCCGCCGCATCCCAGAGACGTTTTTCAATGTCGTTGTTGTGATTAGCCATTTCGAAAAATTCCCTCAAATAAAAGAAAGATTCCCGGCAAGCGGGAATGACAATTCAGTTAAAAACAAAAAGGGTGGGAGACCCACCCTTTTTAAATTATTGTCTTATGCGTAACTCATGCAACTCATTATATATCCAGATTCCGCACCTCAAGGGCGTGCTTCTCGATGAATTCTTTTCTCGGCTCGACCTGGTCTCCCATGAGAGTGCTGAATATCTCCTCGGCCTTGATGGAGTCCTCAACGCTGACCTGAAGGAGCGTCCTTTTTTCAGGATCCATTGTGGTCTCCCAGAGCTGCGTCGGGTTCATCTCGCCGAGGCCCTTGTAGCGCTGGATGGCGATGCCTTTTTTGGCAATGGAGAGTATGAAGTTGAACAGTTCCCTTGAGCTGCCGAACTCCTGTGTTTCGTTGTTATGCAAAACCTTATACGGAGGATGTCCGAGTCCTTTGAGCTCCGAGAAGAGTTTTGTCAGTTCTTTGAAATCAGGCGATGCAAAAAAATGCTCGTCAATGGTCAGCATAAGCCCTGACCTCTTTGTCTCGATCCTGTACGCCTGGTGCTCTTCATCAAACATTATCTCTTCAGACATATCCGGGAATTCCTTCTTAAGCCTTTTTACGAGCTCTTTGCATTCCTTCTCATTCTTCAGCAGGGCGCTGTTCAGATCATAATGCAGGAGCGCCTTGATCACCGAGGTGTCGCTCTTTCTTCTGAAAAACCATTCAAGGAGCTTCTCGAATTTGGAGAGATTTTTGATATACGGCATTATCACTTTTCCGGTAAGCTGTTTCCCGTTTTGTATTTCGATCTCATCTACTGCAAGTTCAAACAGCATGTTTTCAAGCATGCCCTCATTCTGTATGTAGCGTTCGGACTTTCCTTTTTTCACTCTGAATAAAGGCGGCTGGGCAATGAAGAGATACCCTTTTTCTATGACCTGCGGCATCTGCCTGAAGAAGAATGTCAGGAGCAGCGTTCTAATGTGAGCGCCGTCAACATCAGCGTCGGTCATGATGATTATCTTGTGATACCTCGTTTTGTTTATATCAAAATCTTCTGTTCCAATGCCGGTA from Nitrospirota bacterium includes these protein-coding regions:
- a CDS encoding DNA repair protein, which produces MNDPRGSTWEKCDLHIHTPLSIVQHYGGNSEEIWEKFITDLENLQPEFKIIGINDYLFIDGYKKVLQYKQNGRLPKIELILPILEFRLKKFAGTENRLRKINFHVILSNELSAEVIEQQFLNALTSKYKLSPGLLGATWSGVITRESLEDLGRSIKSTVPIEKIHQYGSDLEEGFNNLTLDEDDILDVLNNSSYFNKKAKPLYLTAIGKTEWESLSWADGSIADKKDVINKANFVFISSVSIDQFHNAKSKLGEQNVNDLLLDCSDAKYYSSSSDKDRIGNCFTWIKADPTFEGLQYVLYEPESRIFVGDVPPVLKRVDSDKTKYINSISINKKEGSSYDEEIWFNDIRIELNPELVAIIGNKGNGKSALSDIIGLLGNSKNYKYFSFLNPNKFREPKNNKAKHFNADLEWASKDTDTQILSENPEDYEYEKVKYMPQKYLEILCNEEKPEFEKELKQVIFSHVPDDERLGMSSLDELINYQGEVINENVVLLIEDLNKINEDIVKVEDFLDENFSKTLAEEFKVKLKELDFHKKGKPIEVKKPETDESVTKEISNINNDLDKLSIEKKELEKQKLEKQNKKTDLKKKRAILDKILGELDNFQTQYDNLLIKIKNDVEELGLRLEEIISLSIKTKSLDTLKEEITREIQQIEESLNPQTPNNIFNRLLDTSKKIEELQTKLDEPNKKYQEYLKNLEEWQNKKAEMIGDDQKEGTIKHYIQAIKNIKSKYPKLLEDKRKERLEITKKIYRKKKELLEKYKSLYKPIETFATTYDIANYPVRFDVALEIRDFYDNFISHINQKVKGSFSGIDEGGKKIRSIIDETEFNNEEAVVNCLNRIIENLDYDTRFEKKEKRSIKQQIKKDVLDFYDYLFSLDYLVPKYTLRLGDVELSQLSPGEKGALLLIFYLLLDKNNIPLIMDQPEENLDNQSVYELLVKNIKEAKKKRQIIIVTHNPNLAVVCDAEQVIYAKIDKTNKNKVSYEAGSIENPFINKRIIDVLEGTMPAFSNRDLKYTITRKLMA
- a CDS encoding Fic family protein; translation: MKKVGRYDVSHLEEAQFEPGSRGRVLKNRLGIKRIREMEAAESLALKDTLDKLLTMYDAGHRFTTSDIKEMHKIWLGAIYGWAGEYRQVNVSKGDFHFASAKQIPLLMTEFEKGPLRKHTPCNFKTQERVIQALAEVHVELVLIHPFREGNGRVARLLSTVMASQAGLPIIDFSEISGRRQEEYFAAINSGLRRDYKPMETHFRKIIDKAKKD
- a CDS encoding restriction endonuclease subunit S, which translates into the protein MNGDFPIGWTYKKLNELGFVGRGKSRHRPRNEPSLYGGLYPFIQTGDIKTANLYISEYSQTYNEKGLAQSKLWNPGTLCITIAANIAETAILKINACFPDSIVGFVADPKTADVRFIKYYIDITKLQMQNVSKGTTQDNLSLDKLLSFNFVVPQLPLQHKIASILSAYDDLIENNNRRIKILEEMAQEIYREWFVNFRFPGHEKVKMVKSGLGMIPEGWEVKTLVDICTIVMGQSPKSEFYNEDGNGLPFHQGVTDFGDRFPTTRIYSTVQNRIAEAGDILFSVRAPVARINIANKKMVIGRGLCAIRSRTANQFFVFQQLKDKFQETDTMGGGTIFKSVTKEDVHSIKMIEPSNKVLTQFEEIIKPVFSKLEILYNKNDNLRKTHDLLIPKLISGEIDLEGLDIKIDIIGGNHE
- a CDS encoding type I restriction endonuclease subunit R; translated protein: MAYYNYSEAALIEQPAITLFQSLGYSYQDCFHEIYGTKGTLGRETSTEVIIIPRLREALLKLNTDIPNEAIEQAIEELTRDRSVLNPVNANREIYKLIRDGVKVKVKREDGTEEDETAKVIDFDNPDRNDFFLASQFWITGEMYKRRADLVGFINGLPLIFIELKAVHKKLENAFRDNLTDYKDTIPQIFWYNAFIVLSNGSESRIGSISSEYEHFSEWKKINSEGEEGVVSLETIIKGTCDKRKLLDLIENFILYSDTGGSLIKIVAKNHQFLGVNNSIESFSKIKENQGRLGVFWHTQGSGKSYSMIFFSQKILRKFEGNYTFLIVTDRIELDKQIYKNFAYAGAVTEQEVHAESGMHLEQLLKEDHRNIFTLIHKFGDINYKVSDRSDIIVIADEAHRSQYDTLAMNMRTALPNAAFIAFTGTPLIAGEELTRKTFGDYISIYNFKQSADDNATVPLYYENRIPEVQLKNEDLNEDLERIIEEAMLSPEQEEKLQREFAREYHIITRDDRLEKIAADIVTHFINRGYQGKAMVVSIDKPTAVKIYDKVQKHWQKHLEELRIKRSDEPQDRTKDIAERIEYMEETDMAVVVSSEQNEIQKFRKLGLDIEKHRRRMVKEDLAEKFKDPYNPFRIVFVCAMWMTGFDVPILSTIYLDKPMKNHTLMQTIARANRVFGDKKNGLIVDYVGIFRNLQKALAIYGTGSGGGIGEGDTPVKPKSELVRELEQAIKETEDFCVKRGVDIQKIIEANDKFEKIKLIADAADAFMVNDDTKNRFLLLASNVMKLFKAILPDPEAGKFYDKCTVLNVIAGKIISETGDEVDISAVMGKVKDLLDESIEAEGFLIRESIGANRVDLSRIDFEALRKQFEKGRKNTQAAGLKAAISARLNRMVRLNRARIDYLQKFQQLIDEYNSGSINVEMFFERLMAFVKDLNEEEKRGVSENLTEEELAVFDLLKKPDMTKAETQQVKLASKNLLIKLTKEKLVLDWRRKQQTRADVFITIEKILDEMLPNSYPPDLYQQKCNTVYQHVYDSYYGAGKSVYAQ
- a CDS encoding DUF3553 domain-containing protein gives rise to the protein MPRRLYLKVGDRVSHLNYSAWGTGEVVEEKHSSLTGGFCLVRIMFEDGEERSFINDLESALCCYYAGVRIIY